One stretch of Sardina pilchardus chromosome 17, fSarPil1.1, whole genome shotgun sequence DNA includes these proteins:
- the LOC134062570 gene encoding protein mono-ADP-ribosyltransferase PARP12-like, whose translation MKVTQCSFAHKYTNKGKVKGGEHNTMAGSDEICCLHLIGQCDEGADAICDKVHSSMPYQWQSQSQNQWIPLSDNEEIEHDYCNPAKTKHVGNLLVDFDTMTCGLEKVRRISTSTSALSPELSPELSSLLIKWVWYWEEAADTWKEFGPLAGELQSSPITSDELERRYLSGETTVIFTAGSNQYELSFLDMLQTNISTQTQRFVRRRPVLISKPDVQRTSEIYCSKVQTTIPLSLPDYWDPRQLPIVGYERIELNSVSSEYIEVLNSFNRTMEGCNNLSIERIQNLTLWKSFDLQKDDMKIKSVRDVDERLLFHGTKARYVDAICKENIDKRIDGENGTWYGEGSYFARDAKYSNQFTDKQGRRSMFMCRILVGDFTAGRPDYIVPPYKVEQLVAFDSCVDKVDDPNIFVIFEKNQIYPEYLIQYEEPVVQIQHVVPKSGTCGCDRIGCGNCLQYFLCCSCNN comes from the exons GTGATGAAATATGCTGCCTGCATCTTATTGGTCAATGTGATGAAG GTGCCGATGCAATTTGTGATAAAGTTCATAGCAGCATGCCTTACCAGTGGCAGAGCCAGAGTCAGAATCAGTGGATTCCTCTGTCAGACAATGAGGAAATAGAGCATGACTACTGCAAcccagcaaaaacaaaaca TGTCGGAAACCTACTTGTAGACTTTGACACAATGACCTGTGGATTAGAAAAGGTTCGACGAATTTCTACAAGTACCTCAGCACTCTCACCTGAACTCTCACCTGAACTGTCATCACTCCTCATAAAGTGGGTTTGGTACTGGGAAGAGGCGGCGGACACATGGAAAGAGTTTGGGCCATTG GCTGGTGAGTTGCAGTCCTCACCAATCACAAGTGATGAACTAGAGAGGCGATATCTCAGCGGTGAAACGACAGTAATATTTACAGCTGGATCTAATCAATATGAGCTGAGTTTTTTAG ATATGCTACAAACAAATATCAGTACCCAAACACAGAGGTTCGTGAGAAGACGGCCAGTGCTCATTTCAAAACCAGACGTCCAGAGGACCAG TGAAATATACTGCAGCAAAGTGCAAACAACAATTCCATTGTCTTTGCCGGATTACTGGGACCCTCGTCAGTTGCCTATAGTTGGATACGAG AGAATCGAATTGAACTCAGTATCTTCCGAATACATTGAGGTTCTCAATTCCTTTAACAGAACCATGGAAGGGTGTAACAATCTGAGCATCGAGAGAATTCAAAATCTGACGTTGTGGAAAAGTTTTGATTT GCAGAAGGatgatatgaaaataaaatctgTGAGGGATGTCGATGAAAGGCTACTCTTCCATGGCACTAAAGCAAGATACGTGGATGCCATCTGCAAGGAAAACATAGATAAGAGGATAGATGGGGAGAATGGaacttggtatggtgaag GATCTTATTTTGCCAGAGATGCCAAGTATTCTAATCAATTCACCGATAAGCAAGGAAGGCGATCCATGTTCATGTGCCGGATATTGGTGGGAGACTTCACCGCAGGACGACCAGATTACATCGTGCCACCATACAAAGTGGAACAGCTTGTAGCCTTTGATAGCTGTGTTGACAAGGTGGATGATCCCAACATATTTGTCATTTTTGAGAAGAACCAGATTTACCCTGAGTACCTCATTCAGTATGAAGAACCCGTAGTTCAGATTCAACATGTTGTACCCAAATCAGGTACATGTGGCTGTGACCGCATAGGCTGTGGGAACTGTCTGCAGTATTTCTTATGCTGCAGCTGTAACAATTAA